The following coding sequences are from one Cygnus olor isolate bCygOlo1 chromosome 2, bCygOlo1.pri.v2, whole genome shotgun sequence window:
- the LOC121065180 gene encoding leucine-rich repeat-containing protein 30-like → MQQIVGCPPGLGSASHISGGRMNAAASFRCAPTGPDPLWRYLTEHDPKYEGKKKLKISGRELAAVPEQVFGLDQLQVLEMSPERESCLRHRLELLPRDISRLKNLTLLYMDSNNLKAIPAEIGSLRHLERLTLSNNRLSSLPPEMAALQRLRSLHLANNDLAELPAPLCQLRGLTFLDVSDNKIRTIPSGIRHLEKLETLLLLFNSLESLPEGICVLRNLHTLWLGNNCLRALPARFGELVNLDWGCNYCSCNFEGNPLESPPPEVCSRGPEEIRDYFFSLRRVQRE, encoded by the coding sequence ATGCAACAAATCGTCGGTTGCCCTCCTGGGCTCGGTTCGGCCAGCCACATTTCTGGTGGGAGAATGAACGCAGCCGCCTCCTTCAGATGTGCCCCTACGGGTCCTGACCCACTCTGGAGGTACCTTACAGAGCATGACCCCAAGtatgaagggaagaagaaactgaagatcTCCGgcagagagctggcagcagtTCCTGAGCAGGTCTTTGGCCTGGACCAGCTGCAGGTCCTGGAGATGAGCCCAGAACGAGAGAGCTGCCTGAGGCACCGGCTGGAGCTGCTCCCCCGAGACATCAGCCGCCTGAAGAACCTCACCCTCCTTTACATGGACTCCAACAACCTGAAGGCCATTCCTGCCGAAATCGGCTCTCTGAGGCACTTGGAGAGGCTCACCCTGAGCAACAACCGCCTGAGCTCCCTGCCCCCTGAAATGGCGGCGCTTCAGAGGCTGCGCAGCCTCCACCTGGCCAACAACGACCTGGCCGAACTGCCTGCCCCCCTCTGCCAGCTGAGGGGCCTCACCTTTCTGGACGTGAGCGACAACAAAATCCGCACAATCCCCTCCGGCATCCGGCATCTGGAGAAACTGGAAACGTTGCTGTTGCTCTTCAACTCCCTGGAGAGCCTGCCTGAGGGTATCTGTGTTTTAAGGAACCTGCACACGCTGTGGCTGGGAAACAACTGTTTACGGGCCCTTCCGGCAAGATTTGGGGAGCTGGTGAACTTGGACTGGGGATGCAATTACTGCTCGTGCAATTTTGAGGGGAATCCGCTGGAAAGTCCTCCCCCTGAAGTCTGCAGCAGAGGCCCTGAGGAGATCAGAGACTACTTCTTTTCGCTTCGTAGGGTGCAGAGAGAATAG